In Blastopirellula marina, the sequence GATGCACAAGCGCATGACCAGCGGTGGCGGCGGAGGGACGGCCGCAGCGACGTTCACCCCACAACAAGCAATCGAAGTGTGGCGACTTTTGGGGAGCCTGGAACTGCTGGGAGCCCAAGAGAAAACCGAGATCGGCCGCATGCTGGTCGATTTGCTGGGGAAGAAGAAACTGGAGCCGGCGCGGGGAGCGATGGCCTGGACGATCGGCCGGCTCGGCACACGAACGCCGGTGTACGGGCCGCTCAATACGCTGGTTCCCAAAGAGATTGCCGCCCAGTGGCTGAAAGCGATCACCACCCAAAAGACGACCGACCGCGCCGACCTACTGGCGGTGATGCAACTAGCCCGCCGCACCGACGACCGCTACCGCGACCTGGCCGAAGATGCCCGCGACGAGGCCGCCGCATGGCTTGAAAAGCAGCAAGCAACCGAGCACTGGGTCCGCATCGTGCGGGAAGGGGGGCAGTTGGATGAGGAAGAACAGTCGCAGATCTTTGGCGAGAGTCTGCCGACCGGTTTGACGCTGGTGCGTTAACTATTGGGGCGTTCTTGTTCCACTTGCTTTCGCAGGGCTTCTACGTCGATGTACTTTTCGATTTGATCGTGCGGGATCTCGCGCATTTCACCATCGAATTTTGCAAGCAGCGGTGTCTTCGTACGTTGACACGTTTCAATAACGGTAACCATTGCAGCACGGAACGCAGCGTCGGCTTTGTCCGAGATGTCATTCATCTTTTCAATCATGAAGATTCTCTGCGAATGATGTGAACTGCTTGTAGGAAACGTCGTCAAGCACCGTTAAATGTCCAGGAGCAGATTTGGCGAGGTAAGATGGCGGCGTACAAGAACCATCATACAAATGCCATCGATCAACGGAATGGCGATACGTATTCCAAAAGTTCCTTGCTCCTGAATTATACCTTCTCCGAATCACCTGTTCTGGGATATTATGTCCGCCTTGCCGCACTCGGTTAGCAACACGAATCACGGCATTCTCTACATGGGGCAGCCATAGAAAGAAGATTTCGATTTCATAGCCCCGCTCTCGGAGAGAATCAAACTTCTTAATATAGCCACGCCCAGAGAGGGTGCTCTCGAAGCTGAAACTTTCTCTCTTCTGCGTCAGCTCATCCATCCGTTGAAGCATGATCTTCCCTGCCGCCACACTCTGCGATTCCGGATCGAACGGTGAAAGACCGGCGGCGATCAGGTCGGCGTTGAGGAACTCTTTGCAGTGGACGAAGTCAGGCAGGAACTTCGAGGCGAACGTTGTCTTGCCGGCTCCGTTGGGGCCTGCGATTACGTAGACGGTTGGCGCCATCCTCACGTCTCCGACCGATCAATCCACCGCGGTTGTTCGTGCGGGTGGGCGGCGATGAGTTGCTGTAAGGCCTCGGCGGGATCGTCCGAGGTCAGCAGCAGGCCGCGGCAGTCGGTGGACATGAACTGCTGGTCGGTGGCCTGGTCGAGCATCGCCAGCAGCGGATCGAAGAAGCCTTCGATGTTCAACAGACCGCACGGCTTGTGGTGGAAGCCGAGTTGGGCCCACGTGATGACCTCGAATAGTTCCTCCAGCGTGCCGTATCCGCCTGGTAAGGCGAGGAAGCCATCGGAGAGGTCCGACATCTTGGCTTTGCGCTGATGCATCGAGTCGACGACGATCAGGTCGGTGCAGCCGTGGTGGGCCAGTTCGCGTTCGACCAGTGCCCCGGGGATCACGCCGATCACCTGGCCGCCGGCTGCGAGAACCGCATCGGCCAGCGCACCCATCATGCCGACTTTGCCGCCGCCATAGACGAGCTGAATCTTGTGCTCGGCCATCAAGTGGCCTAGCTGCTGGGCTGCCTGGGCATAGGCAGGCCGGCTTCCCGATGCCGACCCGCAAAAGACACACAAACTTTCCATCATCAATTCCGTTAGGATGGAATGACCACGTACGCGTTACTTCGCCGACAAAGCGAAGTCGCCACGCATGTCACGCCATACGCAGTGAATATGATTGGCCGGGTTGCCAGAGACGTCCGGCTGAGCGTTGACGAATTCAATCAGAAACGTTTCGCCCTGCACGCGGTAGTAGTGAGGCACGCCCCCCTTAAAACCGCCAGCCCAGGCAAAGTGAATGCCGTCCCAGCCGGCTGCTTCCAGATCGGCGTAACGCTTGGCAGCGACATCCTGCGGCATGGCCGAGATGTAGGTGTTGATCAGGGTCTTCAGCGTGGCCTTCTGGTCGGCGTTGAGGTCGCTCCAGGCGATCCCTTCGGCGGCGGTTTGCGGTGGGTGCGGTTCGCCGGCGTTGCGGATCTCGGAGGGGCACTTCTCGGCGATGACCGCCTTTTCAAGCTGTTCTTTCGCCAGCGAGTTCACCAGCAGGAATGCGAGTTGCTCTTCGTCCTTCAGCACTTCCATTCCCTTGGGGTAACCGTCGAGAACTTGCTCTTTGACCTGGGCCGGATTGGTGGCGAAGAACTGCGGCGTGGAGGAAACGACTTTGTCTCCTTCGACGACGAAGTTGAGCGAGAGGTGATGCCCCTCGAAGCTCAGGCCCCAGCGGTTGTTGCCGGTGGGCTCGCCGAAGATGGTCACGTAGTAACGCTGGGTGTCACGGATTGGGCCCTTCGTCTGAATGTGCTTCAGCAGGGCTTCCAGCGAGATGATCTTGGTGGTCTTGGTGTAACCCGCTTCGCTGAGTGCGACCTGCAGCAGAGCGTGGGTCAGCTTGCGCTGGTCTTCGGTCATGTTCTTCATCTGCAAGCCTTTACGCTCGTCTTTGGGGATGAAGTGCCAGCCGAGGCGCTGCTCGCTATCGTAGGGGTAC encodes:
- a CDS encoding zeta toxin family protein; amino-acid sequence: MAPTVYVIAGPNGAGKTTFASKFLPDFVHCKEFLNADLIAAGLSPFDPESQSVAAGKIMLQRMDELTQKRESFSFESTLSGRGYIKKFDSLRERGYEIEIFFLWLPHVENAVIRVANRVRQGGHNIPEQVIRRRYNSGARNFWNTYRHSVDRWHLYDGSCTPPSYLAKSAPGHLTVLDDVSYKQFTSFAENLHD
- a CDS encoding TIGR00730 family Rossman fold protein, with translation MMESLCVFCGSASGSRPAYAQAAQQLGHLMAEHKIQLVYGGGKVGMMGALADAVLAAGGQVIGVIPGALVERELAHHGCTDLIVVDSMHQRKAKMSDLSDGFLALPGGYGTLEELFEVITWAQLGFHHKPCGLLNIEGFFDPLLAMLDQATDQQFMSTDCRGLLLTSDDPAEALQQLIAAHPHEQPRWIDRSET
- a CDS encoding DUF3500 domain-containing protein produces the protein MRKSLLAVTSVVLALVTVSSAYTFYRLAGTGEKMTSAAGALVESLDAEQKKVMLYPYDSEQRLGWHFIPKDERKGLQMKNMTEDQRKLTHALLQVALSEAGYTKTTKIISLEALLKHIQTKGPIRDTQRYYVTIFGEPTGNNRWGLSFEGHHLSLNFVVEGDKVVSSTPQFFATNPAQVKEQVLDGYPKGMEVLKDEEQLAFLLVNSLAKEQLEKAVIAEKCPSEIRNAGEPHPPQTAAEGIAWSDLNADQKATLKTLINTYISAMPQDVAAKRYADLEAAGWDGIHFAWAGGFKGGVPHYYRVQGETFLIEFVNAQPDVSGNPANHIHCVWRDMRGDFALSAK